In Phacochoerus africanus isolate WHEZ1 chromosome 1, ROS_Pafr_v1, whole genome shotgun sequence, the following are encoded in one genomic region:
- the LOC125113322 gene encoding olfactory receptor 5K1-like: MTWDNHTMTTEFILTELTDNPQLKIFLFLVFLTIYLITMVGNLGLVALIVTERHLHTPMYIFLSNLALMDSCCSCAITPKMLGNLFSKNRIISLYECMAQFYFFCFAETADCFLLAAMAYDRYVAICNPLQYHAMMSKKLCIKMTTGAYIAGNLHSMIHVGLLFRLTFCGPHQIHHFFCDIVPLIRLSCVDPYINELMMFILSGSIQTFTVTIVIMSYLCILFIIFKMKSNKGTGKALSTCASHFLSVSIFYGCLLFMYIRPNSVKEENKDIPVSVFYTIVIPLLNPFIYSLRNKEVLKVMKQIMKMS, translated from the coding sequence ATGACTTGGGATAACCACACTATGACAACAGAGTTTATCCTCACAGAATTGACAGATAACCCACAACtgaagatttttctgtttctcgtGTTCCTTACCATCTACCTGATCACCATGGTGGGAAACCTTGGTCTGGTGGCACTGATAGTTACAGAGCGTCATCTTCACACGCCAATGTACATCTTTCTGAGTAATCTTGCTCTGATGGATTCCTGTTGTTCCTGTGCCATTACCCCAAAGATGCTAGGGAATTTATTCTCTAAGAACAGAATTATTTCCCTGTATGAATGCAtggcacaattttattttttctgctttgccGAAACTGCAGACTGCTTCCTCCTGGCAGCCATGGCCTATGATCgttatgtggccatctgcaacccactgcaGTACCACGCCATGATGTCCAAGAAACTATGCATTAAGATGACCACAGGAGCCTACATAGCTGGAAACCTACACTCCATGATTCATGTCGGGCTTCTGTTTAGATTAACTTTCTGTGGGCCTCATCAAATCCATCATTTTTTTTGTGATATAGTTCCTTTAATCCGACTCTCCTGTGTTGACCCTTATATCAATGAATTGATGATGTTTATCTTGTCTGGGTCAATTCAAACCTTCACTGTTACCATAGTAATAATGTCTTACCTTTGCatcctttttataattttcaaaatgaaatccaACAAGGGTACAGGGAAAGCCTTATCTACATGTGCATCccactttctctctgtctcaATATTCTATGGATGTCTTCTCTTCATGTACATTCGACCAAACtcagttaaagaagaaaataaagatatacctgtttctgttttttatactATAGTGATTCCTTTATTAAACCCTTTTATCTATAGTCTAAGAAACAAAGAAGTATTAAAAGTCATGAAACAAATTATGAAGATGTCATAA